One stretch of Flavobacterium sp. 9 DNA includes these proteins:
- a CDS encoding NUDIX domain-containing protein, which produces MLNSYSSADKALLAVDCIIFGFDNEGLKILLIKRDFEPEKGKWSLIGGFLKRDEVLDNAAIRILNTYTGLNDIYMEQLYAYSEIDRDPVERTISVSYYALINIENHNAELIKNYHAQWFSVADAPNLIFDHNEMVDHAIRRLRYRTSIKPIGFELLPEKFTMRQLLELYEAILSKELDKRNFISKINSLEILNKLEEKDMQSSRKGSYLYTFNKEKYEEKLLNDFVLNL; this is translated from the coding sequence ATGCTAAACAGTTATAGCTCTGCAGACAAAGCTTTATTAGCAGTAGATTGCATCATTTTCGGATTCGATAATGAAGGTTTAAAAATACTTTTGATCAAAAGAGATTTCGAACCCGAAAAAGGAAAATGGTCCTTAATTGGTGGTTTCTTAAAACGTGACGAAGTATTAGATAACGCTGCTATTAGAATTTTGAATACATATACAGGTTTGAACGATATTTATATGGAGCAGTTATATGCTTACAGCGAAATCGATCGTGATCCTGTCGAAAGAACCATTTCGGTTTCTTATTATGCATTGATTAATATCGAAAACCATAATGCCGAATTAATAAAAAATTATCACGCACAATGGTTCAGTGTTGCCGATGCTCCGAACTTAATTTTTGACCATAACGAAATGGTAGATCACGCGATTAGAAGATTGCGTTACAGAACTTCAATAAAACCTATTGGCTTTGAATTGTTGCCTGAGAAATTCACAATGCGCCAATTATTAGAATTGTATGAAGCGATTTTAAGCAAGGAATTAGACAAGAGAAACTTCATCAGTAAAATTAATTCTCTGGAAATCCTGAATAAACTGGAAGAAAAAGATATGCAATCTTCTCGTAAAGGATCTTATTTGTATACTTTCAACAAAGAAAAATACGAAGAGAAATTATTGAATGATTTTGTATTGAATTTGTAA
- a CDS encoding RagB/SusD family nutrient uptake outer membrane protein, which translates to MKYKIYNYIAVFFSLALVTTSCVDNEDLTQLDPNNDAVDSFWKTDQDALEGVNAAYGSLLTDGTYMRSTPLLLDARSDDARTNSPWGSMYNAGHFNSNVADASIYGWAFETYYQGVYRANQVLTNVPGIEFADQALKNRILGQAYFLRGLYLFHAVNMFKNVPLPTELAVYYPQKTQAEGWAQVIADFKAAAELLPTSYSGISGLDAGQKGRATKGAALGYLGKTYLFIKDFTNAKTTFKQVIDLGVYSLVSNYRDNFTTANENNSESLFEVQFSRDAGGVDLGWGGVPASGWGKTSARAITYAPRAFGWTDVQPSWALFNEFHDEKTKTGELDPRLDATIFYNKPGGMKLYGQDFATFYATSPGDLNDIFCRKYQNSDGEFANEYDWRSGINERLLRYADILLMYAETLNETGDTQGAYGYIQMVRNRVGLPDLATVKPNMTQDQMREQIGHERFLEFPLEGHRFDDIRRWGWLENTAKLAWLKTRDAEFNSYTPGREYYPIPQLEMDNNPGTKQNDSY; encoded by the coding sequence ATGAAATATAAAATATATAACTATATAGCAGTTTTCTTTTCACTGGCTTTGGTAACAACAAGCTGCGTTGATAATGAAGATTTGACCCAATTAGACCCAAATAACGATGCAGTCGATTCCTTCTGGAAAACAGATCAGGATGCACTTGAAGGAGTAAATGCAGCTTACGGAAGTTTATTGACTGATGGAACTTACATGAGAAGTACGCCATTATTATTAGACGCAAGATCAGATGATGCACGTACAAACAGCCCTTGGGGATCTATGTATAATGCAGGACATTTTAACTCAAATGTAGCCGATGCTTCAATTTACGGATGGGCTTTTGAAACTTATTATCAGGGAGTTTATCGTGCTAATCAGGTTTTGACAAATGTACCGGGAATTGAATTTGCAGACCAGGCACTTAAAAACAGAATATTAGGACAAGCGTATTTCTTAAGAGGATTATACTTATTTCATGCTGTAAACATGTTCAAAAATGTTCCGTTACCAACAGAATTAGCGGTTTATTATCCGCAAAAAACACAAGCAGAAGGTTGGGCACAAGTAATTGCCGATTTTAAAGCTGCTGCTGAATTATTGCCAACTTCATACAGTGGAATTTCTGGACTTGATGCAGGTCAAAAAGGACGCGCTACAAAAGGTGCAGCATTAGGATATTTAGGAAAAACATATTTGTTTATAAAGGACTTTACGAATGCAAAAACAACATTCAAACAAGTTATCGATTTAGGAGTTTACTCATTAGTTTCAAACTATCGCGACAATTTCACAACAGCAAACGAAAACAATTCAGAATCTCTTTTTGAAGTACAATTTAGCAGAGATGCAGGTGGAGTTGATTTAGGTTGGGGAGGAGTTCCGGCATCAGGTTGGGGAAAAACTTCGGCAAGAGCCATTACTTATGCACCAAGAGCTTTTGGATGGACAGATGTTCAGCCTTCATGGGCATTATTTAATGAATTTCATGACGAAAAAACGAAAACTGGAGAACTTGATCCACGTTTAGACGCTACAATATTTTATAATAAACCAGGCGGAATGAAATTATACGGACAAGATTTTGCTACTTTTTATGCTACTAGTCCGGGAGATTTAAACGATATATTCTGTAGAAAATACCAAAATTCAGATGGAGAATTTGCAAACGAATACGACTGGCGTTCAGGAATCAACGAACGTTTGTTGAGATACGCAGATATTCTTTTAATGTATGCAGAAACGCTAAACGAAACAGGAGATACTCAGGGAGCTTACGGATATATTCAAATGGTAAGAAACAGAGTTGGATTGCCGGATTTAGCAACAGTAAAACCAAATATGACTCAGGATCAAATGAGAGAACAAATTGGTCACGAAAGATTCTTGGAATTCCCTCTTGAAGGACACCGTTTTGATGATATTCGTCGTTGGGGATGGTTAGAAAACACTGCAAAATTAGCTTGGCTAAAAACAAGAGATGCCGAGTTTAATTCTTATACACCAGGAAGAGAATATTACCCAATTCCGCAATTAGAAATGGACAATAATCCGGGAACAAAACAGAATGACAGTTATTAA
- a CDS encoding transketolase yields MNNKIDQSAADNIRALAISMVEKANSGHPGGSMGGADFMHILYSEYLKFDPTDMHWIFRDRFFMDAGHLSALMYAQYHLLGNYEKSDLENFRQWGSVTPGHPEIDVKRGIENTSGPLGQGHAMGVGAAIAAKFLSARFENLFDHKIYGFITDGGVQEEISQGAGRIAGHLGLNNFIMFYDSNDVQLSSMTDEVTTENTAMKYESWGWKVITIDGHNHAHIRSALNAAHAELERPTLIIGRTIMGKGCVTADGTMYEGQCELHGKPIGATKADFEKTLLNLGANPEDSFAVYEDVAAHYKTILAQKTKEASERKTQILAWENQNQKLAEKIKQFFNGDLPALDFSAVVQKANAATRDASAAVLGYLAENVENMIVSSADLSNSDKTDGFLKKSSVLQKNNFSGGFLQAGVAELTMAAIANGIALHGGVIPVVATFFVFSDYMKPAIRLAAIQELPVKYVWTHDSFRVGEDGPTHQPIEQEAQIRLLEKIKNHSGDQSLLALRPADAVETSVAWQMALENKKTPTGLILSRQDIKDLPTNGNSRFEEATQAKKGGYLVKETQDPDITLIANGSEVATLIEAANELEQIIKIKINVASIISEGLFRSQSGEYQESVIPNNALVFGLTAGLPVNLENLVGSKGQVFGLDHFGYSAPASVLDQKFGFTSKNACEEILKYLEKNNYNISK; encoded by the coding sequence ATGAACAACAAAATAGACCAATCAGCCGCAGATAACATACGCGCTTTAGCCATTTCGATGGTCGAGAAAGCAAATTCCGGTCATCCCGGAGGTTCGATGGGCGGCGCCGATTTCATGCACATTTTATATTCTGAATATTTAAAATTCGATCCAACAGACATGCATTGGATTTTTAGAGACCGATTTTTTATGGATGCCGGACATCTTTCGGCTTTAATGTATGCTCAATATCATTTGCTGGGAAATTACGAAAAATCAGATTTAGAAAACTTCAGACAATGGGGTTCTGTAACGCCTGGACATCCTGAAATTGATGTAAAAAGAGGTATCGAAAACACTTCGGGACCATTAGGACAAGGACATGCAATGGGAGTTGGAGCAGCAATTGCTGCAAAGTTTTTATCGGCAAGATTTGAGAATTTATTCGATCATAAAATTTATGGTTTCATAACTGACGGAGGAGTTCAGGAAGAAATTTCGCAAGGAGCCGGACGTATTGCAGGACATTTAGGATTGAACAATTTTATCATGTTTTATGATTCAAATGATGTTCAGCTTTCTTCAATGACAGATGAGGTTACGACCGAAAATACGGCAATGAAATACGAATCCTGGGGATGGAAAGTGATCACGATTGATGGTCATAATCATGCTCATATTCGTTCAGCATTAAACGCAGCGCACGCCGAATTAGAGCGACCAACTCTAATTATCGGAAGAACAATTATGGGAAAAGGTTGCGTTACCGCCGATGGAACGATGTATGAAGGACAATGCGAATTGCACGGAAAACCAATTGGAGCGACAAAAGCAGATTTTGAAAAAACGTTATTGAATTTAGGTGCAAATCCAGAAGATTCATTTGCAGTTTATGAAGATGTTGCAGCTCATTATAAAACAATTTTAGCACAAAAAACAAAAGAAGCTTCAGAAAGAAAAACGCAAATTTTGGCTTGGGAAAATCAAAATCAAAAATTAGCCGAAAAGATAAAACAGTTCTTTAATGGCGATTTACCAGCTTTAGATTTTAGTGCAGTTGTTCAAAAAGCAAATGCTGCAACGCGAGATGCTTCGGCGGCAGTTTTAGGATATTTGGCTGAGAATGTAGAGAACATGATTGTGTCTTCTGCCGATTTATCGAATAGTGATAAAACAGATGGTTTCTTGAAAAAATCATCCGTTTTGCAAAAGAATAATTTCAGCGGAGGATTTCTACAAGCGGGAGTTGCCGAATTAACAATGGCTGCAATCGCCAACGGAATCGCGCTTCATGGCGGAGTTATTCCGGTTGTGGCTACTTTTTTTGTGTTTTCAGATTATATGAAACCGGCAATTCGTTTGGCAGCAATTCAGGAACTTCCCGTAAAATATGTCTGGACACATGATTCTTTTCGCGTAGGCGAAGATGGTCCAACGCACCAACCAATTGAGCAAGAAGCACAGATAAGATTATTAGAAAAAATCAAAAATCATTCAGGCGATCAAAGTTTATTAGCGCTTCGTCCTGCTGATGCTGTTGAAACTTCTGTGGCGTGGCAAATGGCATTAGAAAATAAAAAAACACCAACAGGATTAATTCTTTCGAGACAAGATATTAAAGATCTTCCAACAAATGGAAATTCAAGATTTGAAGAAGCAACGCAGGCTAAAAAAGGCGGTTATTTGGTAAAAGAAACTCAAGATCCAGATATTACTTTAATTGCAAACGGATCTGAAGTAGCAACACTTATTGAAGCCGCAAACGAACTGGAGCAAATCATTAAAATAAAAATAAATGTAGCTTCAATTATTTCAGAAGGACTTTTTAGATCACAATCTGGAGAATATCAGGAAAGCGTTATTCCAAATAATGCTTTAGTTTTTGGACTTACGGCGGGACTTCCTGTTAATCTCGAAAATTTGGTTGGAAGTAAAGGACAAGTATTTGGATTGGATCATTTTGGATATTCGGCTCCAGCTTCTGTTTTAGATCAGAAATTTGGATTTACCAGTAAAAATGCCTGCGAAGAAATTCTTAAATATTTAGAAAAAAATAATTATAACATATCAAAATAA
- the fsa gene encoding fructose-6-phosphate aldolase, with the protein MKFFIDTANLKDIKEANDLGVLDGVTTNPSLMAKEGITGAQNILDHYVKICELVDGDVSAEVISTDFDGMIAEGEKLAALHPQIVVKIPMIKDGVKAIRYFANKGIRTNCTLVFSAGQALLAAKAGATYVSPFIGRLDDVSTDGMVLIEDIRLIYDNYGFETQILAASVRNVMHIINCAKTGSDVITGPLSAIEGLLKHPLTDIGLATFLADYKKGNS; encoded by the coding sequence ATGAAATTTTTTATAGATACAGCAAACTTAAAAGATATTAAAGAAGCCAATGATTTAGGCGTTTTAGATGGTGTAACCACAAATCCTTCATTGATGGCAAAAGAAGGAATTACAGGCGCACAAAATATTTTAGACCATTACGTAAAAATTTGCGAATTGGTAGACGGCGATGTTAGTGCCGAAGTTATCTCAACAGATTTTGACGGAATGATTGCCGAAGGTGAAAAACTAGCCGCTTTACATCCGCAGATTGTGGTGAAAATCCCGATGATAAAAGATGGTGTAAAAGCGATTAGATATTTTGCAAATAAAGGAATCAGAACCAATTGTACTTTGGTATTTTCTGCTGGTCAGGCTTTATTGGCTGCAAAAGCCGGAGCAACTTATGTGTCGCCATTTATTGGTCGTCTGGATGATGTTTCGACTGACGGAATGGTTTTAATCGAAGATATTAGATTGATTTATGATAATTATGGTTTTGAAACTCAAATTCTGGCAGCTTCAGTTCGTAATGTAATGCACATTATTAATTGTGCAAAAACCGGTTCTGATGTAATTACTGGACCATTAAGTGCAATCGAAGGTTTATTAAAACATCCGTTAACGGATATTGGTTTGGCAACTTTCCTTGCAGATTATAAAAAAGGAAATAGCTAG
- a CDS encoding TonB-dependent receptor: MITNQRLFFYCNFLLPKKEWLLALIMLIFSANQMSAQGKVISGVVTSASDKLPLPGVNIMIKGTKTVAVTGFDGEYSIKASPNDVLIFSFIGFQNKEIAVSNQSKVDATLSEDTNKLNEVVVIGYGTQKKSDLTGSVSVVNLESAKKTVTYDAAKMLQGQVPGVTVQSSGEPGGFVNIKIRGITSFSNNNPLFVIDGIMVDAPYDFAPGEIESMQVLKDASSAAIYGVRGANGVVIITTKKGKAGKSEVKFKSIVGLQNVTKKWDVTDRLGYQQITSEAERNRDIRAGVPVSIAPGNDPTSPSYITNVNTDWQKEALQTGVVQNQALTFTGGAESIAYSFNIDYFKNTSYVKTPQDYERLSTNLNLNGKKGKFKYGAKIAYTQSDKEIFNEYNAGQTVISDILNAVPTMPVYDANRLGGYGGTDNLTQRAISMNPIGYNNLITNNGKRNRFIGDVWGEIEIVKGLKYKLDVSYDRTDWETRKFIPPSDLGWYYITTNDEASLDVNTGNELRTFMNNLLTYEITLGKHKIDALAGWIQEKRDHHDYWSRGVGYKPGEIPMLQFADARNASEYKFTITGISYITRLNYSFDDRYLLQANFRQDRTSLFSEKNNSANFYSFSGGWKISNEKFLHLPKWVSNIKLRGGYGTLGNNTIPQYFFASTVNSFAGYDFNNALAPGTTVVAALDPNVKWEKTTSKNIALELGFFDNDLQFTGEYFVKKSTDLLLGVPLPYSTGAVPANITTNAGDMENHGFEFTASYSNHHNKFKYDISGNVGTLRNKITKIGVNGNPIYGAVSKTEVGRSAGELFAWEAIGIFQNAAEVAASPKQTGAAPGDVKFKDVNGDGIITDADRTFQGVSIPKYGFGLNFSASYENFDFSMFWQGSGGNKVFNAMYRNLMAGQYGNHSTDELNYWTPTNTNTNVPAPVIGDPNGNGRDSNRFIESGDYVRLQTMELGFNIPMKDKFIQKARVYLNGQNLWTITKYSGYDPDFNSDGLISRGYDAGSFPNPRTISLGVEVNF; the protein is encoded by the coding sequence ATGATAACAAACCAACGATTATTTTTTTATTGCAATTTTTTATTGCCAAAAAAAGAATGGCTTTTAGCACTAATAATGCTAATATTTTCTGCTAATCAAATGTCGGCTCAAGGCAAAGTGATTAGCGGAGTTGTTACCTCGGCATCAGACAAATTGCCTTTGCCGGGAGTGAATATTATGATAAAGGGAACAAAAACAGTTGCAGTAACTGGTTTTGATGGAGAATATTCGATTAAAGCATCTCCAAATGATGTATTAATCTTTTCATTTATAGGATTTCAAAATAAAGAAATAGCAGTAAGTAATCAATCTAAAGTAGATGCAACACTAAGCGAAGACACTAATAAACTGAACGAAGTAGTAGTTATTGGTTACGGAACACAAAAGAAATCTGATTTAACAGGATCTGTAAGTGTTGTAAATCTTGAATCGGCCAAAAAAACGGTTACATACGATGCTGCAAAAATGCTTCAGGGACAAGTTCCGGGAGTTACTGTTCAATCTTCTGGAGAACCTGGAGGTTTTGTAAATATCAAAATTAGAGGTATAACTTCCTTCAGTAATAACAATCCTCTTTTTGTTATTGATGGTATTATGGTTGATGCTCCTTATGATTTTGCACCGGGAGAAATTGAATCTATGCAGGTTTTAAAAGACGCTTCTTCGGCAGCTATTTATGGTGTTCGTGGAGCAAATGGAGTTGTAATTATTACGACTAAAAAAGGAAAAGCAGGTAAATCTGAGGTTAAATTCAAATCTATCGTTGGACTTCAGAATGTAACTAAAAAATGGGATGTAACAGATCGTTTGGGATATCAGCAAATTACAAGCGAAGCAGAAAGAAACAGAGATATCAGAGCGGGTGTTCCGGTGAGTATTGCTCCTGGAAATGATCCTACAAGCCCCTCTTATATTACAAATGTAAACACAGACTGGCAAAAAGAAGCGTTACAAACTGGTGTTGTACAAAATCAGGCATTGACATTTACAGGCGGTGCAGAAAGCATTGCTTACAGCTTTAATATTGATTATTTCAAGAATACGAGTTATGTAAAAACGCCACAGGATTACGAGAGATTATCAACGAATTTGAATTTGAACGGTAAAAAAGGAAAATTCAAATATGGCGCAAAAATCGCTTATACACAATCTGATAAAGAGATTTTTAACGAATACAATGCAGGACAAACTGTAATTAGCGACATTTTGAATGCGGTACCGACGATGCCGGTTTATGATGCGAACAGACTTGGAGGTTACGGAGGTACAGACAATCTGACGCAAAGAGCGATCTCGATGAACCCAATTGGATATAACAATTTGATTACCAACAACGGAAAAAGAAACCGTTTTATAGGTGATGTTTGGGGAGAAATTGAGATTGTTAAAGGTCTTAAATATAAATTGGATGTGAGTTATGACAGAACGGATTGGGAAACCAGAAAATTTATTCCGCCAAGTGATTTAGGATGGTATTATATCACAACAAACGACGAAGCTTCATTAGATGTTAACACAGGAAATGAGTTAAGAACTTTCATGAATAATTTATTGACTTATGAAATTACTCTTGGAAAACACAAAATTGATGCTCTTGCAGGATGGATTCAGGAAAAAAGAGACCATCATGATTATTGGTCAAGAGGTGTAGGTTATAAACCGGGAGAAATCCCAATGCTTCAGTTTGCTGATGCGAGAAATGCAAGTGAGTATAAATTTACTATTACAGGAATATCATACATCACAAGATTAAATTATTCTTTTGATGACAGATACTTGTTGCAGGCAAACTTTAGACAAGACAGAACGTCGCTTTTCAGCGAAAAAAATAATTCAGCAAACTTCTACTCTTTCTCAGGAGGTTGGAAAATTAGCAACGAAAAGTTCTTGCATTTACCAAAATGGGTAAGCAATATCAAACTTAGAGGAGGTTACGGAACATTGGGTAACAATACAATTCCGCAATACTTCTTTGCTTCGACAGTAAACAGTTTTGCAGGTTACGATTTTAATAATGCACTTGCTCCGGGAACAACCGTGGTAGCAGCACTTGATCCTAATGTAAAATGGGAAAAAACAACCAGTAAAAACATTGCACTTGAATTAGGATTTTTTGACAATGACTTACAATTTACAGGAGAGTATTTTGTAAAAAAATCAACTGATTTATTATTGGGAGTTCCATTGCCATATTCTACAGGAGCAGTTCCGGCAAATATCACAACAAATGCAGGAGATATGGAAAATCATGGTTTTGAGTTTACAGCATCTTACAGCAATCATCATAATAAATTCAAATATGATATTTCTGGTAACGTAGGGACTTTAAGAAATAAAATAACAAAAATTGGTGTTAACGGAAACCCTATTTACGGAGCAGTTTCAAAAACAGAAGTTGGAAGATCAGCAGGAGAACTTTTTGCTTGGGAAGCGATTGGAATTTTTCAAAATGCAGCTGAGGTTGCAGCTTCGCCAAAACAAACTGGTGCAGCGCCTGGAGACGTAAAATTTAAAGATGTAAACGGTGACGGAATCATTACAGATGCTGACAGAACTTTTCAGGGAGTATCAATTCCTAAATATGGTTTTGGATTGAATTTCAGTGCTTCTTATGAGAATTTTGATTTTTCAATGTTCTGGCAAGGCAGCGGCGGAAATAAAGTTTTCAACGCAATGTACCGCAATTTAATGGCAGGACAATACGGAAATCACAGTACAGATGAGTTGAATTATTGGACTCCAACTAACACAAATACAAATGTTCCAGCTCCGGTTATTGGTGATCCAAATGGAAACGGCAGAGATTCTAACAGATTCATTGAAAGCGGTGATTATGTGAGATTGCAAACAATGGAACTTGGTTTTAATATTCCGATGAAAGATAAATTTATCCAAAAAGCAAGAGTATATCTTAATGGACAAAACTTGTGGACTATTACAAAATACAGTGGATATGATCCTGATTTTAATAGTGACGGATTAATTTCAAGAGGATATGATGCGGGATCTTTCCCTAATCCAAGAACAATTTCTCTAGGAGTAGAAGTAAATTTCTAA